A region from the Actinoplanes sp. OR16 genome encodes:
- a CDS encoding NAD-dependent succinate-semialdehyde dehydrogenase: protein MTTFPVIDPATLQTIAEVPDQGLDEARRAVDAAHAAFSAWSRTAPRRRSEILHRTFELMLRDRDDLATLIASENGKSLTDAAGEVTYAAEFFRWFAEEAVRPGGDYGEAPAGGARTLVGHRPVGVAALVTPWNFPAAMITRKIGPALAAGCTAVVKPAAETPLTALRIAGLLTEAGLPDGVVTMVTTTDASGVVGAWLADERVRKISFTGSTGVARVLLRQAADRVVNSSMELGGNAPFVVTEDADLDAAVAGAMIAKFRNGGQACTAANRFFVHADVADAFVAKFGAAVEKLTVGPAADGCAIGPLISAAAVQRVTRTVTQLIEAGARITHRAPVPDAAGHFYPPTVLMDAPNLPEEIFGPVAPISTWTDETALLDAVNATEYGLAAYVFAGDLRRAIRIGEAIDAGMIGINRGLVSDPSAPFGGVKQSGLGREGARDGLREFQETQYLSVDWP from the coding sequence ATGACCACCTTCCCCGTGATCGACCCGGCCACTCTGCAGACCATCGCCGAGGTTCCGGACCAGGGACTCGACGAGGCTCGCCGGGCCGTCGACGCCGCCCACGCCGCGTTCTCCGCCTGGTCCAGGACCGCGCCCCGGCGCAGGTCGGAGATCCTTCATCGTACGTTCGAACTGATGCTGCGCGACCGTGACGACCTCGCGACGCTGATCGCCTCGGAGAACGGCAAGTCGCTCACCGACGCGGCCGGCGAGGTCACCTACGCGGCCGAGTTCTTCCGGTGGTTCGCCGAGGAGGCGGTGCGGCCGGGCGGCGACTACGGCGAAGCTCCCGCGGGAGGCGCCCGTACCCTTGTCGGGCACCGGCCGGTCGGCGTCGCCGCGCTGGTGACCCCCTGGAACTTCCCGGCCGCGATGATCACCCGCAAGATCGGACCGGCGCTCGCCGCGGGCTGCACCGCGGTCGTCAAACCGGCCGCCGAGACCCCGCTCACCGCCCTGAGGATCGCCGGACTGCTGACCGAGGCCGGACTGCCGGACGGCGTCGTCACCATGGTCACCACGACCGACGCGTCCGGTGTGGTCGGAGCGTGGCTCGCCGACGAACGGGTCCGTAAGATCTCCTTCACCGGCAGCACCGGAGTGGCCCGGGTCCTGCTTCGGCAGGCCGCCGACCGGGTCGTGAACTCCTCGATGGAGCTCGGCGGCAACGCGCCGTTCGTGGTCACCGAGGACGCCGACCTGGACGCCGCCGTGGCGGGCGCGATGATCGCCAAATTCCGCAACGGCGGGCAGGCGTGCACCGCGGCGAACCGCTTCTTCGTGCACGCCGACGTCGCCGACGCGTTCGTGGCGAAGTTCGGCGCCGCCGTCGAGAAGCTGACGGTCGGCCCGGCCGCCGACGGGTGCGCGATCGGGCCCCTCATCAGCGCGGCCGCGGTGCAGCGGGTCACCCGTACCGTCACGCAATTGATCGAAGCCGGCGCCCGGATCACTCACCGTGCCCCCGTCCCGGACGCGGCCGGGCACTTCTATCCGCCGACCGTGCTGATGGACGCGCCCAACCTGCCGGAGGAGATCTTCGGGCCGGTCGCGCCGATCAGCACCTGGACCGACGAAACGGCGCTGCTCGACGCGGTCAACGCGACCGAGTACGGGCTGGCCGCCTACGTGTTCGCCGGCGACCTGCGCCGTGCCATCCGGATCGGCGAGGCCATCGACGCCGGCATGATCGGCATCAACCGGGGCCTGGTGTCGGATCCGTCGGCGCCGTTCGGTGGCGTGAAACAGAGCGGTCTCGGCCGGGAGGGCGCGCGGGACGGGCTGCGCGAATTCCAGGAGACGCAGTACTTGAGCGTCGACTGGCCCTGA